A stretch of Microbacterium sp. 4R-513 DNA encodes these proteins:
- a CDS encoding helix-turn-helix domain-containing protein: MMESQRSGCPINLSLEVIGDKWSLLVIRDMMFGNRRHFRELLLGSEEGIASNILADRLQRLVDQGLISRAPHPTHKQKVVYSLTEPAIQLVPVLVALGSWGRRHLPVSRELAIRAELLERGGPEMWDAFMDELREQHLGIRRRDGARSVLAELREAYLAEVAAAAAVAAESAAVEPASERAARR, encoded by the coding sequence ATGATGGAATCGCAGCGGTCCGGATGCCCGATCAACCTCTCCCTCGAGGTGATCGGCGACAAGTGGTCGCTGCTCGTCATCCGCGACATGATGTTCGGCAACCGCCGCCACTTCCGCGAGCTGCTGCTCGGATCCGAAGAGGGGATCGCGTCGAACATCCTCGCCGACCGCCTGCAGCGGCTCGTCGACCAGGGCCTCATCTCGCGGGCGCCCCACCCGACGCACAAGCAGAAGGTGGTCTACAGCCTGACCGAGCCGGCGATCCAGCTCGTGCCCGTGCTCGTCGCGCTCGGCTCGTGGGGCCGGCGGCACCTGCCCGTCTCGCGGGAGCTCGCGATCCGCGCGGAGCTGCTGGAGCGCGGCGGCCCGGAGATGTGGGACGCCTTCATGGACGAGCTGCGGGAGCAGCACCTGGGCATCCGGCGCCGTGACGGTGCGCGGTCGGTCCTCGCGGAGCTGCGGGAGGCGTATCTGGCCGAGGTCGCCGCGGCGGCGGCTGTTGCGGCGGAGTCGGCGGCGGTTGAGCCGGCGTCTGAGCGGGCGGCTCGGCGCTGA
- a CDS encoding DUF222 domain-containing protein, whose protein sequence is MQAIAGGTKAEADRHVRLGTALLEGSADPLRPDEASPMGVRRVWHEALRSAHLAGGLTASQYDAIYRGLGEPPPDPCDGPGAMAEAWSLAAEQLMREADAMPAEELQRRARQVRDALDPAGAVERFARRYERRAFRMWTDADGARHASIAFDDEMAAWVQGAIDAALRPRRGGPRFVDPDAVADADELVRDLRTNDQLTYDLMMDVWRAGALAEASQVFGARQPGVRILVVEDLLGARDPLGRLLATGHAEDRGDALPGPVIDRSLCSIGSVRVTVDSFGNPLDVGREQRLYTPRQRTALAVRDGGCMFPGCTVPASYCEAHHCDHWWEHLGRTDIDRGILLCRFHHMLLHNRGWRIARDGLRPFVLHPPPGEGSPVELRSKSPLKWAWDPPPPPDRPSWRTPPEAVHPSDSGRVGPGTSDSPETGVTETGSAHRRIAALRH, encoded by the coding sequence GTGCAGGCGATCGCGGGAGGAACGAAGGCCGAAGCAGACCGACACGTGCGGCTGGGCACGGCGCTGCTCGAAGGGTCCGCCGATCCGCTCCGACCGGATGAGGCGAGCCCCATGGGTGTGCGGAGGGTTTGGCACGAGGCTCTTCGAAGCGCACACCTCGCCGGCGGTCTGACCGCGAGCCAGTACGACGCGATCTACCGCGGTCTGGGCGAGCCTCCCCCTGACCCGTGCGATGGTCCCGGCGCGATGGCCGAGGCGTGGAGTCTGGCAGCGGAGCAGCTGATGCGCGAGGCCGACGCAATGCCCGCCGAGGAGCTTCAGCGACGCGCGCGGCAGGTACGGGATGCCCTGGATCCGGCCGGTGCGGTGGAGCGCTTCGCGCGGCGGTATGAACGTCGCGCGTTCCGAATGTGGACGGACGCCGATGGGGCGCGGCACGCGAGCATCGCCTTCGACGACGAGATGGCGGCGTGGGTGCAGGGCGCGATAGATGCGGCGCTTCGCCCGCGGCGGGGCGGGCCGCGCTTCGTTGATCCGGATGCCGTGGCCGATGCTGACGAACTCGTTCGAGACCTCCGGACCAACGATCAACTGACGTACGACCTGATGATGGATGTCTGGCGCGCGGGAGCCCTTGCCGAGGCGTCGCAGGTGTTCGGGGCCCGGCAACCCGGGGTGCGGATCCTCGTCGTGGAGGACCTCCTCGGTGCGCGCGACCCGCTCGGACGACTCCTGGCGACCGGTCACGCCGAGGATCGCGGCGATGCGCTTCCCGGGCCGGTGATCGACCGCTCGCTGTGCTCCATCGGTTCGGTCCGCGTCACGGTCGACTCCTTCGGCAATCCTCTCGACGTCGGGCGCGAGCAGCGGCTGTACACCCCGCGGCAGCGCACTGCGCTCGCGGTGCGTGACGGGGGTTGCATGTTTCCCGGATGCACCGTGCCGGCCTCCTACTGCGAGGCCCACCACTGCGATCACTGGTGGGAACACCTGGGGCGGACTGACATCGACCGGGGCATCCTGCTCTGCCGCTTCCACCACATGCTCCTGCACAACCGGGGATGGCGGATCGCCCGCGACGGCCTCAGGCCCTTCGTGCTGCACCCACCCCCCGGCGAGGGATCTCCAGTCGAGTTGAGGTCGAAGTCTCCACTGAAGTGGGCGTGGGATCCGCCGCCTCCGCCGGACCGGCCCTCCTGGCGCACCCCGCCCGAGGCAGTGCATCCGAGCGATTCCGGTCGAGTCGGCCCTGGGACGTCAGACTCACCCGAAACCGGGGTGACGGAGACCGGCTCCGCGCACCGGCGCATTGCCGCTCTTCGGCACTGA
- a CDS encoding ACT domain-containing protein, which yields MTTLVLTVVGDDRAGLVAAVAEVIDSHGGNWENSQLAELAGAFAGIIEVSVAAHRADALRDALSQLEGLVTVAVPGHEEATDASPDRLFTFGVLGNDRPGIVRELSSTLSDRGVSIERMTSETRDAAMAGGRLFEATISAVVPASVDVDALVEELERLAHELQVDVTRRD from the coding sequence ATGACAACCCTCGTGCTCACCGTCGTCGGAGATGACCGCGCCGGACTCGTCGCGGCCGTCGCGGAGGTCATCGACTCCCACGGCGGCAACTGGGAGAACAGCCAGCTCGCCGAACTCGCGGGAGCCTTCGCGGGCATCATCGAGGTCTCGGTCGCCGCTCATCGCGCCGACGCGCTGCGTGACGCGCTCTCGCAGCTCGAAGGCCTGGTGACGGTCGCCGTGCCCGGTCACGAAGAGGCGACGGATGCCTCGCCCGACCGCCTGTTCACCTTCGGGGTGCTCGGAAACGACCGCCCGGGCATCGTCCGCGAGCTCTCGTCCACGCTCAGCGACCGCGGGGTGAGCATCGAGCGGATGACGAGCGAGACCCGCGACGCCGCCATGGCCGGCGGCCGCCTCTTCGAAGCGACGATCTCGGCCGTGGTTCCGGCATCCGTCGACGTCGACGCCCTGGTCGAAGAACTCGAGAGGCTGGCCCACGAGCTGCAGGTCGACGTCACGCGTCGCGACTGA
- a CDS encoding dihydrofolate reductase family protein, whose amino-acid sequence MQRVIATMSISLDGIGSGHNQTEERPFGDAPSELLHRWMFETPDENRAEIDDIVSAGAYVMGRNMYGPVRGEWDRDWRGWWGDDPPYHAPVYVLTHYPHEPIEMEGGTTFHFVTDGIESALAKARDAAGDRTIHIAGGVSTINQYLAAGLIDELMLQISPTIVGEGLRLFEGVGPVDLELISSRGASLVTHVRYRVRHPEGERA is encoded by the coding sequence ATGCAACGAGTCATCGCGACGATGTCGATCTCGCTCGACGGCATCGGCTCGGGTCACAACCAGACCGAGGAGCGCCCCTTCGGCGACGCGCCCAGTGAGCTGCTGCACCGATGGATGTTCGAGACGCCCGACGAGAACCGAGCCGAGATCGACGACATCGTCTCGGCGGGTGCCTACGTCATGGGGCGGAACATGTACGGCCCGGTCCGCGGGGAGTGGGACCGCGACTGGCGCGGCTGGTGGGGCGACGACCCGCCGTACCACGCCCCGGTCTACGTGCTCACGCACTACCCGCACGAACCCATCGAGATGGAGGGCGGCACGACCTTCCACTTCGTCACCGACGGCATCGAATCGGCGCTGGCGAAGGCTCGGGATGCCGCGGGCGACCGCACGATCCACATCGCAGGCGGCGTCAGCACGATCAACCAGTACCTCGCAGCCGGCCTCATCGACGAGCTCATGCTGCAGATCTCGCCGACGATCGTCGGAGAGGGACTGCGCCTCTTCGAGGGCGTCGGCCCGGTCGATCTGGAGCTGATCAGCAGCCGCGGCGCCTCGCTCGTGACACATGTCCGCTACCGCGTGCGGCATCCCGAGGGGGAGCGGGCATGA
- a CDS encoding SRPBCC family protein: protein MASRTFRLETAVSAPPEQAIDYLARLDAHRGIHPYLESAVPVARGSDGEGDWIDWRIVERPTIGPFHYRIRFGARMIRISATTMIGHVQAAPGCTLETRTTATSSGGGSLVTETTLVTAPAPLVRYMTRHAEIAHARTFAALPHLLADAPPGNTLTP from the coding sequence GTGGCATCCCGTACCTTCCGCCTGGAGACGGCCGTCTCGGCGCCGCCGGAGCAGGCGATCGACTATCTCGCGCGGCTCGACGCGCACCGCGGCATCCACCCCTATCTCGAGAGCGCCGTGCCGGTCGCCCGCGGATCCGATGGTGAAGGGGACTGGATCGACTGGCGGATCGTGGAGCGCCCGACGATCGGGCCCTTCCATTACCGGATCCGGTTCGGTGCGCGCATGATCCGCATCTCTGCGACGACGATGATCGGTCATGTCCAGGCAGCGCCTGGATGCACGCTCGAAACGCGCACGACTGCGACATCGTCGGGCGGCGGAAGCCTCGTCACTGAGACGACTCTCGTGACCGCGCCCGCACCGCTCGTCCGCTACATGACCCGCCACGCCGAGATCGCCCACGCAAGGACCTTCGCAGCACTGCCGCACCTGCTCGCGGATGCCCCGCCCGGGAATACGCTGACCCCATGA